In Salarias fasciatus chromosome 9, fSalaFa1.1, whole genome shotgun sequence, the genomic stretch CGACAGTGTAAAGATTTGATTCGCAACTCTGAGCTACATTTTAACTGAATAAGTGCCTTCAGCGTGGAGATGTCTAATGGTCTCCTTCCTTTCCACTATCACCACCCCCTTTCTGCCTATTGcctctcattttcatttttctccccctcccccgtccaACCCCCGCTCCCTCGCTCTCTGTTTCTAcctatctctgtctctctctgtctctctctctctctcattgcaGTGCCCTTGATGCCTCCTGCTCAGAGCCAGCCCAGACCTGCTGTGGGTCCTCAGAGGTTCCCTGTGAGTAGCAGCTGCTCCTCTACCTCCCTTTCACctcactttctctccctccctcacatGGTCGGCGTCGCTCTTTGTGAGGGCAATATCATCGCTTCAATTAGACTGTCTGCCCTGGCCAAATACTGTTAAAGTAAATCTGTAAACACTGATAGGACCCCGACTGCACAACTGGAAAGGCGTGATAGCGGCTTTAGGCAGTCGACTTTTTTTGAGGTCGGGGCTGCAGTAGCGGGACTTAGCGGCTCTTCATGGATGGGCCGGGGCTCAGACTGGCCATCTTGGCACATAATGGAATTGTGAAACCAGGATAAACTGCCAGTTAAAATTCAGTTTCCACGAAGTTTGTGTCCCAAAGGCACGGAGACCTTTTTTGAACGGTATCTGAATTAGTGaaacatggtgtggtggtttgATGGGGCCAGAGCGAGCCTCTTGCTGTTTTGAACCATGTATTTTTAAAGGCTGAATTTCACGTCAGAGAAAAGGGATCTTAAGTCAGTGCTTTTCTTGTAAGAAAAGGTTCTTTATTTCACTCACAAAGCGCCCATCCAAGGGATGACACAAATGCCTTTAAAGTAATTACTGTATTGAGGGAAATGGTTCACTGGAAAGTCAGCCAAAGCACTTTAAGTTACTCCATCCTTGGAGTTAATGATGCTCAGGCATCAGGTGGTGCTGGTGCTGACTGACATCTTTCTGGAAAGTGCATTTTATATGGATTTATGCAAATTAGCTGTTGGGAAATAGCTGCATCCAATTGCATTCGTATGGATTTGAAGCAGTGTTGCCAAATGAGCCAGGCTTTGGCAGAGCCGAGTAGAtctttgtcaaaaaaaaaaaaacccaaaaaaaacatgccttttcatttacttttcttttttaaccttcAGACTCTGTTTCATGGTATTCCTGTTTCCTTGGATCTGTGATTGTAGTGGAGATCAATAGCACAAATGCAAGGTGTTTCAGCTCTTACCAGACAGTGGGAGATGGGTGGGGAGCGCATGCAGACTACCGCGCTGATGAACAGCATAGTGTTGGATTCCCCAGCTGTCAATCGCATTTAAGCCGCTGTTGCCAAGGACGCAATTTGAAATGCAGGTGACATACCAGCCGGCAACAATCCATTTATCAGTGGGCACCTGATTACTCATGATTATCATACATTATCATCCCATCAAATTTAATTGTTAAAAGGCCAGGCGAGTGGGGGGTCATAGCCTCTAGTATTACTGCATTACATTTTTTCGCTGGTGGCGACTGGTTTTGAAATATTAATCCCAGTGCCAATTAAAGTCATTATTGCGAATCTTTATGcagtcaattttttttaacctcaaaGTTATTGAAGCTAATGACGGCCAGAATTGAATCTCAATCAAGCGAttcatcaataaaataaaacaaaaaccatgTTTTAATTATATTCCGAGTAAACCGACAGCGGGAGACGCTCTCAATCTGTCATCACAGAGGGTGAACGATGGCAGCTTGTTACTTTTCCAACAGAGATTCGAAGTTCAGCGATATGCTTTGATTTCATCACCTAATCGCAAAGGGTCCACCTGGAaacaattttaaatattttcttagTTCACCTTTTGAGAATTCACTGCCGTCTGTTTCTCAGAAGACTGATGTGAGCAATCTCGTGTTGCAGATTTTCACAGCCTTCAGTGTGCGTGTTTTTGTTTAGTAAAGCATAAATGCTAATGCAGTTTTCTACTGCTTCTGCGCTCCAGACGATGCTCCTGTGTTGCGTCCCTCTGGTGGAGATTAATGATGATGGTTCATTTTTATTGGAAGATTATAGTTGCAACCGAAGCAtcacttttccttttcacaaGGGTCGCCACAGCAAGTCTTTTCAGCCCCACCATAGACTTAATTAGTTTTGACACCAGATGTCTATACCGTGGCAAGTACAGTGCAAATTATGTAAAGCATGAATGGTTTCAAAACGCTgttgtcagtgttttgaaaatgcagaagaaaaatcaaatgaCTGCTCTGTGCCTACTAAGTAGCTTTATTCCCTTTCTGCACATTTGTGCAGTTTTTGCAAGGAGTTTGCAGGGAGGTTGTGTGACAAATGGACACCAGCCCGGAACCCAATACAGACCGATCGTAGAAGGCTCTTATTGATGGCATTGATGGGATGATTTATGATGTTCTCGGTTTAATGATGGATAAGTGGTACAATTCAAGCAGTTCTGTTTCCGCAGAATAGTTTAATTTGATGACAACAATGAGATTTATGTGGTGACAGCAAATAATTTGAATAAACACCCTTAGTCTTTATTGATAATGCAAGAGTTGGAAACAACACATCCCTTTAAACTCAAATTTCCACATTTCGCTAAATACTTTGACATTTGGCCTTTTTCAATTATGCTCGTCTTGGTTATCCTCCCACAACGATCCCAACATCAGGTACATATTGAGCAGCACACAGACTGTTGCTCGGGGATTAGAAGTGAGAGGATGAGCAGTGTTCTTTGAGAGGTATTATATGGACACCAGAGTCCTCATTGTGCAAACCTTCCTGCCTGACCTTTTTAGAGCAGTATGATTGGTGCCTCCTTTGTGATTCCCTGTCTTCGTAAGCTCCTTTGATTAACTTTATGTTAAGCAAGTTTTTTGGGACTCTGGCCTTCTAGTTTTCTAACACCTCTCCTCTCTAAATACCTCCACACAGCGGTGGAATAAAGATGGATTAGGCCTTGATAGCATCTTAAGTAATTTACAATAGGCTCGGAGGAGGCAAGCCGCCCATTTGTGGAAGTGCCACGTGTTGAATAGCAGGTTaatttttcaacagagatgGATGCTTAAAAGAATAAAGGAGACAGTTATGAGGGGGATTCGAATTCCAAGGAGGGATTAAATGCTTGTTATCTAGTTTTCCTTGGAAGACAGATTGGGAGTAGCGTGCATGCAATGAGTAGAAAGCTGTCGAACATACGAAGTGGTTGAAACAAAGGTGAGGGCACTTATCCCCTCTTGAAACGCCCTTTCCTTGTTAGAGATAGGCTTTTAGAAGCTTTATCAACAAAGCTCCAAGTAGCATTAATGCAGGTTGGCTCACAAATTCATGCTGAAGGGTTTCTTTAATATTGGCATGCATATTGATGTTTACAACTTAAGATTTTGCATCTCTGTAATGACCCCGGTACATGAATTACAAGCATTCCCTGCCCGATGCAGTGCCTCACATATTCCCATTTTTCATTAGTTTAATTTGTTTGCGATTATTGAGTTCCCAGAATGGCCTATAATTCATGAGTTTTTGTGTCTTCACAGGGACCGGGAGACTTCGAGCAACACATGCCTGGTAATTTTGGTCAGCCCCAGCGGCCCCCTCATCACATGGAGCCCTTTAGAAACCAGCCACCTCAAGGTCCTCAGGACAGAGAGCCACTCTTTATGGGAGGTGAGTCTCACATCCAGCCTTGATGAGGGTTACAAAGCTCTCTTAGCATATTTAACCCAGTTCATCATTACCACTGGTGCTATACCTACAGGGTATGCTGCTGGCTTTATGGTGCTGCTCTATTAGTGCAGCTCATGTTAAATGcatgatgtgtttgtgtgtgtgtgtgtgtgtgtacatagaTGTGTATACATATAgagattttatatatatatatgtatatatccACCTATACATGCATATCTCAATTACCAATTTCAACAGAATTTAATATTCAGTGTTGATGCTGATTTAATAACCTAACTAATTTAATAACTAAGTTGATTGTTTGCTGTTTTAGCTGGatgcagttttctttgtttttattgtttaatgCGCCATAAAATTTTCCATCTATAAGAGAGAAATGGAGTCGCTTGTATTTTTTAAGGCTGatctctgttgtgttgtggttgtttCCCCTTACCCGTACGGCTGCAGAGTGCCCAGATTCAGGGCGGTTTCCGGGGCAGCACATGTTTGATCACCAGAGCCCCAGCCCTCTGATGAGCGGCGGCAACAACCTGCACCACCAGCCGCAGCAGCTGCCCGGCCAGAGTCACATGGGCTTCGGCCCACAAGGCCCATCCTTCAACCAGCCGGGTCAGGGCCCTCTAGGACTGTTTCAGAGAGAACCCCCCAGACCCAGCCTCCCTCCCCACCAAAGCCACCAGGGACTCATGAACTTGAATCAACAAGGTGGCCCCCCCAACCAGCCCAGACCTTTTATGAGCCCTCGTCAGCCGTTTGGCCAGCAGGGGAACCTCTTCCCCCCTCCACAAGTTCAGTTTGGGATGCAGGTACGGCTAAGAGTaagtaattttttattttttttttacaaccaaTAGATGTTTGTGCCTTTGTTTACTTCCTAGCTGCCAGGATTTCTGGATGTGCTTCTTTAATATGGTCAACCAAcataattaattttatttactgCCACTGAAGAGCTCAGGGCAGAGACTCATGGCAGGCAGCTCTGCTTTTGGTCAGGAGGCATAGACAAGAGCGCCCTCTAGTGATGGATTTGCTTTTGTAGTACCGCTATATTGATACTGAAGGTCGTCACTGAGAGCTGAATTATGTGGAAATTGCTTCATAAATTGTTGAAATAATATATGTTATACAAATATAAATCAATTCTGCTGAAATAAAACTAATTGCTTAAATTTGTCTGCTTTCAGGGCTTAATGCATGGACCTCCCGTCTCCCAGCTTCCACATCACAACCCGCTGGCATCCCATCAGCCCATGCACCAGCCGCAGCAGCACCACAGGCAGGAGCTACcccaccatcagcagcagcagcagttaaacCTCAGCGAGCCTCGCCCCATGCTCCACCACGGCCAGAATCCTTTCCATCAACAGCAGGCGCATGGTAGCCCCAGGCAGATGACTCCCCGCCCTCAAAACCCCCAGCAGCGCAACATGTCCAGCAGGCAGAGGATGGTGAGAGATTAACATATGAGCGCATCTATCTTCTGCTCTAACTGTTGCATTTTTATCGCCATGTCAATctaatgatgcattttttttttttcgttcccTCCTTCATTTAAAGCACCCAGCATGGGGGAAatggaaataatgaaatattaaaatatgacTGATTTTAAAGACAAGATGattgttcttttatttcagaataCACCAATCTCCAAGCAAATGCAGCAGCGCAACAGCAACCTACGGGAGCTCCCCGTAGCACCTGGCAACACAAACATGAACAGTGCCCGCCCCGCCGCCACCTCCCATGCTGCCAACATCAAACCTGTTGCCAAGACAACACCGGGGCTGCGTCCCGGGCAGATCGCTCCGCGGATGTCTGGTGGCGGCAGAGGAAGGGGCCAGGTTACTGCAAGGACTGAAATGCAGCCCCCAGGAGCCGGCAGAACGGTGGTTCGCAAGGAGATCCCAAGCACGCCGTCTAACACCGATCCACAGGTCAGCCTTCAGATGAATTCAGTGTTTTCCCAACAACCTGAAAAGCCAAATGCAAAAACCTGGCAGCGTAAAGTTTGTTTGGATCACAGCCCGATTATTTCATACATTTGATCACTCAAATTGACTATAGCAGTAATTGTTAAAGCTGACTGATGTGGTTGCTGATTACAGCTTTCTCATTCGGTGACAATAAAAGCAGCAGTACCGTTTTCTCTCCTGGGTATTGACTGATAGCCAGCAGAAGCGTATTTCAGATAGGACTCAGAGACTCGCAGCTCCCCTTTCATTAAGTGCAAACTGGAAGTTGTGTTTCAGCTCATGTTTTATGCCGCAGGACCCCGATGAAGATGAGGAAACGCGGCAGTATCGCATGAAGATCGAGGAGCAGAAGCGTCTGAGAGAGGAGAtcctgaggaggaaggagctgcGGCGACAGATGCAGGCTGGCGTCCGGAAGAAGGAGCTGCTTGAAAGACTGAGTCAGGGCCCGGGTCCTGCACAAGTAGAGGGTACAGAGCCGCAACAGCAAACACTACAACAGGTTCAGCCGGCGCCgcagcgacagcagcagcagcagcagcagcagcagcagcagcaactgcagccacagcagccCAGACCGTTCCCTCAGAGAGCACCACTACCATTAAATCACACACTGAAGAACCCTAATCAAGGCAGCGTCGATCCACCCGGCGGCCCCCCTCAGATCCCTCCACTGCGTCCCAACGTGAAGGCCCGTCTGCAGATGGTGAAAGGCGGTGGGCAGCAGGTTCCAGGGCCCGATCAAGATCCACAGTGGCAATGGACCCAACAAAATCAGCAGCAGTTCCACCAGCAGCACAGGACCCCAAACAGACCCGGTCCTCAGATTCAGTCCTTCCAAGGTCCTCAAAATAACATCCCAATTACCCCCTTAGCGATCCCCTCTCTGGCCCCGTCTCAAGGACTTAAACCCGGGGCGAAGCGAACGGTGATGCAGCGGGCCAAGAACCCTGGTATGGACGACCAGCAGGTGCCGCAGAAAGTCAGACTCGTCAAACTTTGTGGAGCGGTGAgcacacaatttttttttttcttcttcttcttcttcttcttctttaataaTCTGACACCTTCTTTTAGGTTTTGATCTGACATTTATTTGATTGTCTAAAGCAGGATTTATGCCACAAGGGAAGCTGCATCCTTTTTAAAGGAAATGCCACTGATTGTCCTCACTGTCTGTTTTGTAGTTGAGATGATATCTAACCTATGGGAATGACACGGTGATGTCTGTGTCATTTTAGCAAAATTGATCTGTTAGGAGTTTCATCTCTTAAGCTTTGGGAACTGGTATTTAAGGTACAATGCGTTTCACCTGAAGAGTTACCGGAAAGCTGTAGGCATTAAAGAGGGCAGTATGACATTTATCTGTTGAGTTGGGGACACCTCATCACTGCTTTTAAAGGTTGATATCCTTTTTTCATGACAGAAGAGTGTTCATTTTAAAGATGGAGGCCTTGACGAGGGTGAAATAAGAGTGATAGTAACACCAATAAAGTCTGAAATGAACACTGCTGGGTATTCTATACTAGTTTGAGAAGTTCCTGCCGTGGCCCTAATTGCACATTAATCTTTATTGAAAAACCACAAAGCCTTGCATGTTAAACACTTATACTTGTCACTGATGCGACGTGTTGGTGGGATGTGATAGTATTTGAAATAAGCTGCTTTCCGACTTCATCCCAGAGGATCAAGCTCCCGAGCCAAAAATCACAGGCTGGCTGCAGATGAAGATAACTGGGTGTCATTGCTTTAATGGAAACCTGCGCAGAGCTATCTGATGTACCGCATcttggaggggggaaaaaaaaaaagggaatggGATGTGAAGTGGAGAAAGAGATGGGagcatgagggaaaaaaaaaaccccagctaAGGCCTGCAGTGAAAGGAAGATGCTTGAGATGCTTTCACATTGTTCTGCTGTCATCAACGGGAGCTTGACAATGTTATCTCCTCTTTacttatttctctctctcatcctctctgtcAGCCCTCAGTTGCGTTGTCTACCCATCTCTCAGGTGCGAGGCGACAAAAGATGCCAATCCGAACCCCCTTGTAATTAATCTTTCTTGGTAGGGGAGGAGAGTAACATAATACCTGTGTAAGAAAGTTGCCACTTTTGAGGATTTGGATTTGTATGGCTTAGGCATACAGATAAGAGGCAAATTATATTTTCATCAGGGATAATACAAAGCAGCGCAAGACACAAAAGCCGAGGAGGACGGGGGTGCGGGAGGGGGATGGGGTGCACATCGAGCTGCTGTCGTTCcagtgtaatgcagcttagcaTTTGATGGGTGCAATCAGGAGCTGTGATTTCTATAGGAGGGATTAATCCATTTACTCTCAGCTGGGGACAGGTCAGAGATATCGCCTCTTTTCTTCCCTCGTATTGATCTGTCACATCCTTCTGCCGAGTCGGGGAAGAGACGACCTTCAATTCCTCGCTGCATGTCAACAGAGTTGAGCTGTGACTTTATTTGATAATGAGACCATCACCTTGTTGGGTTGATCTTTATTCTCCGCAGCCTGTCTGATAGGAATCCAGCCCCGATGCCGACAGGCTTTTAGTTTGCTTTGTAGATGCGGCcttgcatctctctctctctctgccgtccataaaaatgcttgaatgtgtgtattttttttcgtATTTCTTTTCTGTGCTACTTGAGATTAAGTTGGGAATACTGTCCTTCATCATCCCCATGCAGGGTGGAAAGGAGCCTGAGGCCACCGCGGGGATGGAACAGCCACAAGGCAACTGGCCGGCACCGCCGCTCAATCAGGGCGTCCAGAGGACGGTTACCATGACAGGACAGCAGCAACAGGGACCGGGCGGCGCTCCGCAGGCGAGCCGAGGGGGCATGAGCAACCCGCAGCAGAACAGGGTATGCCATAAATGAGCCCTTGGTTTTCTTTGGCGTTTGCGGTCACCGGCAACCGTTTCGCCAAAACATATTTATTAATAGGGCAGACTCCATGTGCCAGAGCGTCTCCTGTAAAGTCGCCCTGCGCTGGTGGCATTACTCTGGCATTCAGGAGACATACCAATCGAGCAGCCGCTGTAATAAGACAGGACAATGTGCCAGGTGCGGTGATATTGACAAGCTGAAAACAGTGTAACACGGGGGGCTACACAAGGTCCCCTGGCCTCTCGGCACGCCTGTCACCACCCGGCTCCTGTCACAGTTACCGTACTCACTGACACTGACAGGGTAAGGCAGCCACCATAACGCCTGCTCGG encodes the following:
- the rbm33a gene encoding RNA-binding protein 33 isoform X2 — translated: MSASAQDFDFDEYDKPGAERSRRRRGEGDPESDLEEDLLDEDWLSGKKNPSEVSDEELNDDLLQSDDEDLNMTGQDVSLNATYSLGTSYEQQDNLQEADYTDDVVNLGAEGYEGEEGYQQEKEEAFTEEYGQQDTAEMPEDQVDYTGELADDGYQDEVLDIEINEPIDGEFQDEEFQGSYGDGILEGNTDQQEQDPEEMREEQQDEEQTERAHVYETKEAESEALPEEPKEESDEEDEEDEESGRLRFKSERKDGAVVRLADAGSKRRNIPETLELSEKAKQDLMEFEEQERQKRQNRYGGRGRGGGGGGGGGGGGGRGGRGRGGFPGFGMSDFRGNRGRMNDQRLSLMGSMGLQPPSRMHLPHQPHQQQLQSQQHHSSRPRGPLPFQDHGRPLSQQPLQPLIPPHMSHRSPPLRPQMEQPQRMISSPPPNFPQHHQQQQQPPQPKNIHINPHFRGPASAPVQVPLMPPAQSQPRPAVGPQRFPGPGDFEQHMPGNFGQPQRPPHHMEPFRNQPPQGPQDREPLFMGECPDSGRFPGQHMFDHQSPSPLMSGGNNLHHQPQQLPGQSHMGFGPQGPSFNQPGQGPLGLFQREPPRPSLPPHQSHQGLMNLNQQGGPPNQPRPFMSPRQPFGQQGNLFPPPQVQFGMQGLMHGPPVSQLPHHNPLASHQPMHQPQQHHRQELPHHQQQQQLNLSEPRPMLHHGQNPFHQQQAHGSPRQMTPRPQNPQQRNMSSRQRMNTPISKQMQQRNSNLRELPVAPGNTNMNSARPAATSHAANIKPVAKTTPGLRPGQIAPRMSGGGRGRGQVTARTEMQPPGAGRTVVRKEIPSTPSNTDPQDPDEDEETRQYRMKIEEQKRLREEILRRKELRRQMQAGVRKKELLERLSQGPGPAQVEGTEPQQQTLQQVQPAPQRQQQQQQQQQQQQLQPQQPRPFPQRAPLPLNHTLKNPNQGSVDPPGGPPQIPPLRPNVKARLQMVKGGGQQVPGPDQDPQWQWTQQNQQQFHQQHRTPNRPGPQIQSFQGPQNNIPITPLAIPSLAPSQGLKPGAKRTVMQRAKNPGMDDQQVPQKVRLVKLCGAGGKEPEATAGMEQPQGNWPAPPLNQGVQRTVTMTGQQQQGPGGAPQASRGGMSNPQQNRIVPSRCRLQVVMSGRGRGRGGGPMGRGRPMPTRQNQRSAESERSIVSIEGLSSSTTDMQLKNLLRSIGPIEMFKMMPQQRKAVAKFSCPQHAASFQMSFHRHMIDLSHIDVSLIDG
- the rbm33a gene encoding RNA-binding protein 33 isoform X1, giving the protein MSASAQDFDFDEYDKPGAERSRRRRGEGDPESDLEEDLLDEDWLSGKKNPSEVSDEELNDDLLQSDDEDLNMTGQDVSLNATYSLGTSYEQQDNLQEADYTDDVVNLGAEGYEGEEGYQQEKEEAFTEEYGQQDTAEMPEDQVDYTGELADDGYQDEVLDIEINEPIDGEFQDEEFQGSYGDGILEGNTDQQEQDPEEMREEQQDEEQTERAHVYETKEAESEALPEEPKEESDEEDEEDEESGRLRFKSERKDGAVVRLADAGSKRRNIPETLELSEKAKQDLMEFEEQERQKRQNRYGGRGRGGGGGGGGGGGGGRGGRGRGGFPGFGMSDFRGNRGRMNDQRLSLMGSMGLQPPSRMHLPHQPHQQQLQSQQHHSSRPRGPLPFQDHGRPLSQQPLQPLIPPHMSHRSPPLRPQMEQPQRMISSPPPNFPQHHQQQQQPPQPKNIHINPHFRGPASAPVQVPLMPPAQSQPRPAVGPQRFPGPGDFEQHMPGNFGQPQRPPHHMEPFRNQPPQGPQDREPLFMGECPDSGRFPGQHMFDHQSPSPLMSGGNNLHHQPQQLPGQSHMGFGPQGPSFNQPGQGPLGLFQREPPRPSLPPHQSHQGLMNLNQQGGPPNQPRPFMSPRQPFGQQGNLFPPPQVQFGMQVRLRGLMHGPPVSQLPHHNPLASHQPMHQPQQHHRQELPHHQQQQQLNLSEPRPMLHHGQNPFHQQQAHGSPRQMTPRPQNPQQRNMSSRQRMNTPISKQMQQRNSNLRELPVAPGNTNMNSARPAATSHAANIKPVAKTTPGLRPGQIAPRMSGGGRGRGQVTARTEMQPPGAGRTVVRKEIPSTPSNTDPQDPDEDEETRQYRMKIEEQKRLREEILRRKELRRQMQAGVRKKELLERLSQGPGPAQVEGTEPQQQTLQQVQPAPQRQQQQQQQQQQQQLQPQQPRPFPQRAPLPLNHTLKNPNQGSVDPPGGPPQIPPLRPNVKARLQMVKGGGQQVPGPDQDPQWQWTQQNQQQFHQQHRTPNRPGPQIQSFQGPQNNIPITPLAIPSLAPSQGLKPGAKRTVMQRAKNPGMDDQQVPQKVRLVKLCGAGGKEPEATAGMEQPQGNWPAPPLNQGVQRTVTMTGQQQQGPGGAPQASRGGMSNPQQNRIVPSRCRLQVVMSGRGRGRGGGPMGRGRPMPTRQNQRSAESERSIVSIEGLSSSTTDMQLKNLLRSIGPIEMFKMMPQQRKAVAKFSCPQHAASFQMSFHRHMIDLSHIDVSLIDG
- the rbm33a gene encoding RNA-binding protein 33 isoform X3, encoding MSASAQDFDFDEYDKPGAERSRRRRGEGDPESDLEEDLLDEDWLSGKKNPSEVSDEELNDDLLQSDDEDLNMTGQDVSLNATYSLGTSYEQQDNLQEADYTDDVVNLGAEGYEGEEGYQQEKEEAFTEEYGQQDTAEMPEDQVDYTGELADDGYQDEVLDIEINEPIDGEFQDEEFQGSYGDGILEGNTDQQEQDPEEMREEQQDEEQTERAHVYETKEAESEALPEEPKEESDEEDEEDEESGRLRFKSERKDGAVVRLADAGSKRRNIPETLELSEKAKQDLMEFEEQERQKRQNRYGGRGRGGGGGGGGGGGGGRGGRGRGGFPGFGMSDFRGNRGRMNDQRLSLMGSMGLQPPSRMHLPHQPHQQQLQSQQHHSSRPRGPLPFQDHGRPLSQQPLQPLIPPHMSHRSPPLRPQMEQPQRMISSPPPNFPQHHQQQQQPPQPKNIHINPHFRGPASAPVQVPLMPPAQSQPRPAVGPQRFPGPGDFEQHMPGNFGQPQRPPHHMEPFRNQPPQGPQDREPLFMGECPDSGRFPGQHMFDHQSPSPLMSGGNNLHHQPQQLPGQSHMGFGPQGPSFNQPGQGPLGLFQREPPRPSLPPHQSHQGLMNLNQQGGPPNQPRPFMSPRQPFGQQGNLFPPPQVQFGMQVRLRGLMHGPPVSQLPHHNPLASHQPMHQPQQHHRQELPHHQQQQQLNLSEPRPMLHHGQNPFHQQQAHGSPRQMTPRPQNPQQRNMSSRQRMNTPISKQMQQRNSNLRELPVAPGNTNMNSARPAATSHAANIKPVAKTTPGLRPGQIAPRMSGGGRGRGQVTARTEMQPPGAGRTVVRKEIPSTPSNTDPQDPDEDEETRQYRMKIEEQKRLREEILRRKELRRQMQAGVRKKELLERLSQGPGPAQVEGTEPQQQTLQQVQPAPQRQQQQQQQQQQQQLQPQQPRPFPQRAPLPLNHTLKNPNQGSVDPPGGPPQIPPLRPNVKARLQMVKGGGQQVPGPDQDPQWQWTQQNQQQFHQQHRTPNRPGPQIQSFQGPQNNIPITPLAIPSLAPSQGLKPGAKRTVMQRAKNPGMDDQQVPQKVRLVKLCGAGGKEPEATAGMEQPQGNWPAPPLNQGVQRTVTMTGQQQQGPGGAPQASRGGMSNPQQNRVVMSGRGRGRGGGPMGRGRPMPTRQNQRSAESERSIVSIEGLSSSTTDMQLKNLLRSIGPIEMFKMMPQQRKAVAKFSCPQHAASFQMSFHRHMIDLSHIDVSLIDG